A DNA window from Amycolatopsis sp. DSM 110486 contains the following coding sequences:
- the phoU gene encoding phosphate signaling complex protein PhoU: MREAYHVELEQLAENLAAMSAQVAEAMELATKALLEVDLGLAEQVISDDAKVDDARAECEEQAYALLALQAPVATDLRTVLAAIHAAESLERMGDLALHVAKAARRRHPEAVLPESVRPYFIEMGRAAVKLARQAEQVIKSKDVNAAKDLETEDDQVDDIHRHLFTVLMDREWPYGVATAVDVTLLGRFYERYADHAVSVAKRMIFVVTGRMPGYDSDEDLNV; the protein is encoded by the coding sequence ATGCGTGAGGCTTACCATGTCGAACTCGAACAGCTCGCCGAGAACCTGGCCGCCATGTCGGCTCAGGTCGCCGAGGCGATGGAGCTGGCCACCAAGGCACTGCTGGAGGTCGACCTGGGCCTCGCGGAGCAGGTGATCAGCGACGACGCGAAGGTCGACGACGCGCGCGCCGAGTGCGAGGAGCAGGCCTACGCGCTGCTCGCTCTCCAGGCGCCCGTCGCCACGGATCTGCGCACCGTGCTCGCCGCCATCCACGCCGCAGAGAGCCTCGAGCGCATGGGCGACCTCGCCCTGCACGTCGCCAAGGCCGCACGGCGTCGCCACCCCGAGGCGGTGCTGCCGGAGTCGGTGAGGCCCTACTTCATCGAGATGGGCCGCGCCGCGGTGAAGCTCGCGCGCCAGGCCGAGCAGGTCATCAAGTCCAAGGACGTCAACGCCGCCAAGGACCTCGAGACCGAGGACGACCAGGTCGACGACATCCACCGTCACCTGTTCACCGTGCTGATGGACCGCGAGTGGCCCTACGGTGTCGCCACGGCCGTCGATGTCACGCTGCTCGGCCGCTTCTACGAGCGCTACGCCGACCACGCAGTCTCGGTCGCCAAGCGCATGATCTTCGTGGTCACCGGCCGCATGCCGGGCTACGACTCCGACGAGGACCTCAACGTCTGA
- the pstB gene encoding phosphate ABC transporter ATP-binding protein PstB, whose protein sequence is MAKRIDVKDVDIYYGKFHAVDSVTLNVPPRNVTAFIGPSGCGKSTVLRTLNRMHEVIPGARVEGEVLLDGEDIYASAVDPVQVRRTIGMVFQRPNPFPTMSIKDNVVAGLRLGGTKNRKQLDEIAERALRGANLWNEVKDRLNKPGGSLSGGQQQRLCIARAIAVQPDVLLMDEPCSALDPISTLAIEDLIGELKKEYTIVIVTHNMQQAARVSDQTAFFNLAGVGQPGRLVELNDTEKIFSNPDEKATEDYISGRFG, encoded by the coding sequence ATGGCCAAGCGAATCGACGTCAAGGACGTAGACATCTACTACGGCAAGTTCCACGCCGTGGACAGCGTCACGCTGAACGTGCCGCCGCGCAACGTCACCGCGTTCATCGGGCCGTCGGGCTGCGGTAAGTCGACCGTGCTGCGCACGCTCAACCGGATGCACGAGGTCATCCCGGGTGCGCGCGTCGAGGGCGAGGTGCTGCTCGACGGCGAGGACATCTACGCGTCCGCGGTGGACCCGGTGCAGGTGCGCCGCACGATCGGCATGGTGTTCCAGCGCCCCAACCCGTTCCCCACGATGTCGATCAAGGACAACGTGGTGGCCGGGCTTCGCCTGGGCGGCACCAAGAACCGCAAGCAGCTCGACGAGATCGCCGAGCGCGCGCTGCGCGGTGCCAACCTGTGGAACGAGGTCAAGGACCGGCTCAACAAGCCGGGCGGCAGCCTCTCCGGTGGTCAGCAGCAGCGGCTCTGCATCGCCCGCGCCATCGCGGTGCAGCCCGACGTGCTCCTGATGGACGAGCCGTGCTCCGCGCTCGACCCGATCTCGACCCTCGCCATCGAGGACCTGATCGGTGAGCTCAAGAAGGAGTACACGATCGTCATCGTCACGCACAACATGCAGCAGGCGGCTCGTGTTTCCGACCAGACGGCGTTCTTCAACCTGGCCGGCGTCGGCCAGCCCGGCCGGCTGGTCGAGCTGAACGACACGGAGAAGATCTTCTCCAACCCGGACGAGAAGGCGACCGAGGACTACATCTCGGGCCGCTTCGGCTGA
- the pstA gene encoding phosphate ABC transporter permease PstA, translating to MSTTLERPAVTPAFQQVSLARKAKNGLATVLVWLAFLIAVVPLVWVLYTVVVNGIKRIPFSNWWTEDFGSVLSDEVGGGVLHAIIGTLEQGLICAIIAVPIGLLVSIYLVEYGRGKLAKATTFMVDILSGVPSIVAALFIYALWITTLGLPRSGFAVSLALVLLMIPVVVRSSEEMLRIVPDDLREASYALGVPKWKTIMKIVLPTALSGIIGGIMMALARVMGETAPLLVLVGYSAYVNWNPFDGEQAALPLVMNNERVTNSLDPGSVGFDRIWGAALTLVIIIAILNLLATLLSRLLAPKKK from the coding sequence ATGTCCACAACGCTCGAACGTCCCGCTGTGACCCCCGCGTTCCAGCAGGTCAGCCTGGCCCGCAAGGCCAAGAACGGTCTCGCCACCGTGCTCGTGTGGCTGGCGTTCCTGATCGCCGTGGTGCCGCTGGTGTGGGTGCTTTACACCGTGGTCGTCAACGGCATCAAGCGGATCCCGTTCTCGAACTGGTGGACCGAGGACTTCGGCTCCGTGCTGAGCGACGAGGTCGGCGGCGGTGTGCTGCACGCGATCATCGGCACGCTGGAGCAGGGCCTGATCTGCGCGATCATCGCGGTGCCCATCGGCCTGCTGGTGTCGATCTACCTGGTGGAGTACGGCCGCGGCAAGCTCGCGAAGGCCACCACGTTCATGGTCGACATCCTCTCCGGTGTCCCCTCGATCGTGGCCGCGCTGTTCATCTACGCGCTGTGGATCACCACGCTCGGCCTGCCGCGCAGTGGGTTCGCGGTGTCGCTGGCGCTGGTGCTGCTCATGATCCCGGTGGTCGTCCGCTCGTCGGAGGAGATGCTGCGGATCGTGCCGGACGACCTGCGCGAGGCGTCCTACGCGCTGGGCGTGCCGAAGTGGAAGACGATCATGAAGATCGTGCTGCCGACGGCGTTGTCCGGCATCATCGGCGGCATCATGATGGCGCTCGCCCGCGTGATGGGCGAGACGGCGCCGCTGCTGGTCCTCGTGGGCTACTCGGCCTACGTGAACTGGAACCCCTTCGACGGCGAGCAGGCCGCACTGCCGCTGGTGATGAACAACGAGCGCGTGACCAACTCGCTCGACCCCGGGAGCGTCGGCTTCGACCGGATCTGGGGCGCGGCGTTGACGCTGGTCATCATCATCGCGATCCTGAACTTGCTCGCCACCCTGCTCTCCCGGCTCCTCGCCCCGAAGAAGAAGTGA
- the pstC gene encoding phosphate ABC transporter permease subunit PstC, whose amino-acid sequence MRAGDRIFQNLTTGAGIFIVALIGLIGIFLIIQAIPALRVDKVNFLFNHGWSTNDPENMAFGIADLFEVTVATSVVALIIAMPVSLGIALFLTQYAPKRLARGFAYVIDLLAAVPSIIFGLWGIIVFAPAIEPFSLWVNSTFSWFPLFAPGNVQPNVRGTIFTAGIVLAVMILPIITSLSREVFERTPTPHIEGALALGATRWEVIRTTVLPFGKAGYVGASMLGLGRALGETIALAVILLIPQGRNFDWSLFDGGATFASKIAANYSEFNNATSAGAYIAAGLVLFVLTFLVNFAARSVISKKGD is encoded by the coding sequence GTGCGGGCCGGTGACCGCATCTTCCAGAACCTGACCACCGGGGCCGGCATCTTCATCGTGGCTCTGATCGGCCTGATCGGGATCTTCCTGATCATCCAGGCCATCCCGGCGCTGCGGGTCGACAAGGTCAACTTCCTGTTCAACCACGGGTGGTCGACGAACGACCCGGAGAACATGGCGTTCGGCATTGCCGACCTGTTCGAGGTCACCGTGGCCACCTCCGTGGTGGCGCTGATCATCGCCATGCCGGTGTCGCTCGGCATCGCCCTGTTCCTCACCCAGTACGCGCCGAAGCGGCTCGCCCGCGGGTTCGCCTACGTGATCGACCTGCTGGCCGCCGTGCCGTCGATCATCTTCGGCCTGTGGGGCATCATCGTGTTCGCCCCGGCGATCGAGCCGTTCTCGCTGTGGGTGAACTCCACGTTCTCGTGGTTCCCGCTCTTCGCGCCGGGCAACGTGCAGCCCAACGTGCGCGGCACGATTTTCACGGCCGGCATCGTGCTGGCGGTGATGATCCTGCCGATCATCACGTCGCTCTCGCGCGAGGTCTTCGAGCGCACGCCGACCCCGCACATCGAAGGCGCGCTGGCGCTGGGGGCCACCCGCTGGGAGGTCATCCGCACCACGGTGCTGCCGTTCGGCAAGGCCGGTTACGTCGGCGCGTCGATGCTGGGCCTCGGCCGCGCGCTCGGTGAGACCATCGCGCTCGCGGTCATCCTGCTCATCCCGCAGGGCCGCAACTTCGACTGGAGCCTCTTCGACGGCGGTGCGACGTTCGCGTCGAAGATCGCCGCGAACTACAGCGAGTTCAACAACGCCACCTCGGCCGGCGCGTACATCGCCGCCGGTCTGGTGCTGTTCGTGCTGACGTTCCTGGTGAACTTCGCCGCCCGCTCCGTCATCAGCAAGAAGGGGGACTGA
- the pstS gene encoding phosphate ABC transporter substrate-binding protein PstS, producing the protein MKIMRPLGAVGIVASAALVLAACGSDPAASNSSNSSSAAAPAATGTAQVDCGGKSPLSGEGSTAQNNAIDVFKLAYGKQCSGQQVNYTASGSGAGVKQFNGNQVDFGGTDSPATGADLEAANKRCASPAWNIPMVVGPVAVGYHLSGVDKLVLTPSVIAKIFSGGITKWNDPAIKAIKGNESFTFPDKAIQVVSRSDESGTTDNFQKYLGAAAKADWTKGAGKKFNGGVGNGASGSNGVATTVKGADGSITYVEGAFAKDGVTPALIDSGSGGVELSAENVAKSLDSATFLNPGSNDLALDLNKIYASNVAGAYPLLLTTYELVCSKYSNPDVSKAVKAFLTTSATTGQQQLSSKGYVPIPQSLQDKVLTAVKAIS; encoded by the coding sequence GTGAAGATCATGCGGCCCCTTGGTGCCGTGGGCATCGTGGCGAGCGCCGCCCTGGTGCTCGCTGCCTGTGGTAGCGACCCTGCGGCGAGCAACAGCAGCAACTCCAGCTCGGCCGCCGCCCCCGCCGCCACCGGCACCGCGCAGGTCGACTGCGGTGGCAAGAGCCCGCTGTCCGGTGAGGGCTCGACGGCTCAGAACAACGCCATCGACGTCTTCAAGCTCGCCTACGGCAAGCAGTGCAGTGGCCAGCAGGTCAACTACACCGCCAGCGGCTCGGGCGCGGGTGTCAAGCAGTTCAACGGCAACCAGGTCGACTTCGGCGGCACGGACTCCCCGGCCACCGGCGCCGACCTCGAGGCCGCCAACAAGCGCTGCGCCTCCCCGGCGTGGAACATCCCGATGGTCGTCGGCCCGGTGGCCGTCGGTTACCACCTGTCGGGTGTCGACAAGCTCGTTCTCACGCCGTCCGTGATCGCGAAGATCTTCAGCGGTGGCATCACGAAGTGGAACGACCCGGCCATCAAGGCGATCAAGGGCAACGAGAGCTTCACCTTCCCGGACAAGGCGATCCAGGTCGTCTCCCGCTCGGACGAGTCGGGCACCACCGACAACTTCCAGAAGTACCTCGGCGCGGCTGCCAAGGCCGACTGGACCAAGGGCGCGGGCAAGAAGTTCAACGGTGGCGTCGGTAACGGTGCTTCCGGCTCGAACGGTGTCGCCACCACGGTCAAGGGTGCCGACGGCTCGATCACGTACGTGGAGGGCGCGTTCGCCAAGGACGGCGTCACCCCGGCCCTGATCGACAGCGGCTCCGGCGGCGTCGAGCTGTCCGCCGAGAACGTCGCGAAGTCCCTCGACTCCGCGACCTTCCTGAACCCGGGCTCCAACGACCTCGCGCTCGACCTGAACAAGATCTACGCGAGCAACGTCGCCGGTGCCTACCCGCTGCTGCTCACGACCTACGAGCTGGTGTGCTCGAAGTACTCGAACCCGGACGTCTCGAAGGCCGTCAAGGCGTTCCTGACCACGTCGGCGACGACCGGCCAGCAGCAGCTGTCGAGCAAGGGCTACGTGCCGATCCCGCAGAGCCTGCAGGACAAGGTGCTGACCGCCGTCAAGGCGATCTCCTGA
- the mshD gene encoding mycothiol synthase translates to MAETELTGWTAELGADAAEAVREVLLAAKAADGRPEVDATGPLPREFAGGLHLLARLDGKPAGYAHLDTEGDSYGRQVAEVVVHPDYRRRGVGTALARELDAKAAEGARVWAHGDSAAAAALAKDFGLGRQRELLILHVEVEGADWPEPVLREGLRLRTFVPGQDEEAMIAVNARAFDWHPEQGAFSVDELRAEERQPWFDPAGFFLAENENGDVVGFHWTKVHEPVPGRFGGEPVGEVYVVGVDPGTQGGGLGKALTLAGLRYLREKGLRRVILYVEGDNAPALTVYSKLGFTRFETDVQYGR, encoded by the coding sequence GTGGCGGAAACAGAGCTGACGGGCTGGACGGCCGAACTCGGGGCTGACGCGGCGGAAGCGGTGCGTGAGGTGCTGCTCGCGGCGAAGGCGGCCGACGGGCGGCCCGAGGTCGACGCGACCGGTCCGTTGCCGCGCGAGTTCGCGGGCGGGCTGCACCTGCTCGCGCGCCTCGACGGCAAGCCCGCCGGCTACGCGCACCTCGACACCGAGGGCGACTCCTACGGCCGCCAAGTTGCGGAGGTCGTGGTGCACCCCGACTACCGCCGCCGCGGTGTCGGCACCGCGCTGGCCCGCGAGCTCGACGCGAAGGCCGCCGAGGGCGCCCGCGTCTGGGCCCACGGGGACAGCGCCGCGGCCGCCGCCCTGGCGAAGGACTTCGGCCTCGGCCGGCAGCGCGAGCTGCTGATCCTGCACGTCGAGGTCGAAGGCGCCGACTGGCCCGAACCCGTGCTGCGCGAAGGCCTGCGGCTGCGCACCTTCGTGCCGGGGCAGGACGAAGAGGCCATGATCGCCGTCAACGCCCGCGCGTTCGACTGGCACCCGGAGCAGGGCGCGTTCAGCGTCGACGAGCTGCGCGCCGAAGAACGGCAGCCGTGGTTCGACCCGGCCGGTTTCTTCCTGGCGGAGAACGAGAACGGCGACGTTGTCGGCTTCCACTGGACGAAGGTGCACGAGCCCGTGCCCGGCCGCTTCGGCGGTGAGCCGGTCGGGGAGGTCTACGTCGTGGGCGTCGATCCGGGCACACAGGGTGGCGGTCTCGGTAAGGCGCTGACACTCGCGGGCCTAAGGTACTTGCGCGAGAAGGGATTACGCCGAGTAATCCTTTACGTCGAGGGCGACAACGCACCGGCACTGACGGTCTATTCGAAACTGGGGTTCACGCGTTTCGAAACCGACGTTCAGTACGGTCGGTAG
- a CDS encoding response regulator transcription factor, with protein MSLDLLVLTAEADPTSVLPALDLLPHTVRVREPEVTALLDAGHRDVILLDARSDLASAKSLCRLLKGAGDDEASTPVIAVVGEGGLVAVSSEWRTDDILLPTAGPAEVDARLRLVTTRDGVSGQVEAELRVGDLVIDEATYTARLRKRTLELTYKEFELLKYLAQHAGRVFTRAQLLQEVWGYDFFGGTRTVDVHVRRLRAKLGPEHEQMIGTVRNVGYKFERPAKSGPKQPAPAIESVPEYINR; from the coding sequence ATGAGCCTGGACCTTCTGGTACTTACCGCGGAAGCCGACCCCACCTCTGTGCTTCCCGCGCTGGATCTGCTGCCCCACACCGTACGCGTCCGCGAGCCCGAGGTGACGGCCCTGCTCGACGCCGGGCACCGCGACGTCATCCTGCTCGACGCCCGCAGCGACCTCGCCTCGGCGAAGAGCCTCTGCCGCCTGCTCAAGGGCGCCGGCGACGACGAGGCGAGCACGCCCGTGATCGCCGTCGTCGGCGAAGGCGGCCTGGTGGCCGTGAGCTCCGAGTGGCGCACCGACGACATCCTCCTGCCGACCGCGGGCCCTGCCGAAGTCGACGCGCGCCTGCGGCTCGTGACGACCCGCGACGGCGTCTCCGGCCAGGTCGAGGCCGAGCTGCGCGTGGGCGACCTCGTGATCGACGAGGCCACCTACACCGCACGCCTGCGCAAGCGCACCCTCGAGCTCACGTACAAGGAGTTCGAGCTCCTGAAGTACCTCGCGCAGCACGCCGGGCGTGTCTTCACCCGCGCGCAGCTGCTGCAGGAGGTCTGGGGTTACGACTTCTTCGGCGGCACGCGCACGGTCGACGTCCACGTGCGGCGCCTGCGCGCCAAGCTGGGCCCGGAGCACGAGCAGATGATCGGCACCGTCCGCAATGTCGGCTACAAGTTCGAGCGCCCGGCGAAGTCCGGTCCGAAGCAGCCGGCGCCGGCCATCGAATCCGTGCCCGAGTACATCAACCGCTGA
- a CDS encoding DUF2993 domain-containing protein: MVSRPVTRDDRPAPRPDNRRRGRRVRRWVIVLGVIVILLVGADFGAAAFAEHTISQKAREQLGLTDDPSVDIHGFPFLTQALSGDYSHITVSADGVPVGGELRDLGVSAELEDVTAPLSDLTAGNTKNVKIGKLTGAVTIKASDIARISPLDKIQNLRIDQSTEAYVKYGDTDQGQEPDPTPTNAAGEPEDGNTAGMRLSGDVQVAGQKVEIFCFALIELKDKTITITPHRLQFGNDHETTVVPESVQKALLPNFRASIDTGTLPLSVTPTAVRVDSGSVTITGEATNVNFSDLTTSKG, from the coding sequence ATGGTGAGCAGGCCCGTGACGCGGGACGACCGACCGGCTCCTCGGCCGGACAACCGGCGTCGCGGACGGCGCGTCCGCCGCTGGGTAATCGTGCTCGGGGTCATCGTGATCCTGCTGGTCGGAGCCGATTTCGGGGCCGCCGCGTTCGCCGAGCACACGATCTCCCAGAAGGCGCGCGAGCAGCTCGGCCTGACCGACGACCCGTCGGTCGACATCCACGGTTTCCCGTTCCTCACGCAGGCGCTCTCGGGTGACTACAGTCACATCACCGTATCGGCCGACGGCGTACCCGTGGGCGGTGAGCTGCGCGATCTTGGCGTGAGCGCCGAACTCGAAGACGTAACAGCGCCGTTGTCGGACCTCACCGCGGGCAACACGAAAAACGTGAAGATCGGCAAGCTCACCGGCGCCGTGACGATCAAGGCGTCGGACATCGCGCGCATCTCGCCGCTGGACAAGATCCAGAACCTGCGCATCGACCAGAGCACCGAGGCCTACGTCAAGTACGGCGACACCGACCAGGGCCAGGAGCCGGACCCGACCCCCACCAACGCGGCGGGCGAGCCGGAGGACGGCAACACCGCCGGCATGCGCCTGTCGGGTGACGTGCAGGTGGCCGGTCAGAAGGTGGAGATCTTCTGCTTCGCGCTGATCGAGCTCAAGGACAAGACGATCACGATCACCCCCCACCGGCTGCAGTTCGGGAATGACCACGAGACCACCGTCGTTCCGGAGTCAGTGCAGAAGGCTCTCCTGCCGAACTTCCGCGCCTCGATCGACACGGGCACGCTGCCGCTCTCGGTCACCCCGACCGCGGTGCGCGTGGACAGCGGTTCCGTGACGATCACGGGCGAGGCGACCAACGTGAACTTCTCGGACCTGACGACGTCGAAGGGGTGA
- a CDS encoding thioredoxin family protein, translated as MTGVWVLLATLVVAVLAGLLLKARNGRVRAAKPAAAARDLAQLPAPVAEALDPASAVTLVQISTTFCAPCRHTRAILSALADKTEGLHHVDLDVTEQPEVAHALSVLRTPTTLALTADGRELLRVGGVPKGPELLEALRPHLAEADVR; from the coding sequence GTGACCGGAGTCTGGGTGCTGCTGGCCACGCTGGTGGTCGCGGTTCTGGCCGGCCTGCTGCTGAAGGCCCGCAACGGACGGGTGCGCGCGGCCAAACCGGCTGCCGCGGCCCGCGACCTCGCCCAACTGCCCGCTCCGGTCGCCGAAGCGCTCGACCCGGCCTCGGCCGTCACGCTCGTGCAGATCTCCACCACGTTCTGCGCGCCGTGCCGCCACACGCGCGCGATCCTGTCGGCGCTGGCCGACAAGACCGAGGGGCTGCACCACGTCGACCTCGACGTGACCGAACAGCCCGAGGTCGCCCACGCCCTGTCCGTGCTGCGCACCCCCACCACGCTCGCGCTGACCGCCGACGGCCGCGAGCTGCTGCGCGTGGGCGGCGTGCCAAAGGGCCCGGAGCTGCTCGAAGCCCTGCGTCCGCACCTGGCCGAAGCCGACGTTCGCTGA
- a CDS encoding putative leader peptide — translation MDELPITLLTQRRAVDLCRVRSSLCPRSSRRH, via the coding sequence GTGGACGAGCTGCCCATCACCCTCCTGACGCAGCGCCGCGCGGTGGATTTGTGCCGCGTGCGCAGCAGCTTGTGTCCGCGCTCGTCGCGCCGGCACTGA
- a CDS encoding DUF4395 domain-containing protein, translating to MPAGPAVDPRGPRFAAIITTVVLAVVLVTQWWPLLALQTVIFAIGAFVGLKPAPYSVLYRALVAPRLGPPTEREDAAPLRFAQAVGFVFALVGTIGFVAGVAPLGIVATAFALFAAFLNGAFNFCLGCEMYLLLKRFSPARAS from the coding sequence ATGCCCGCCGGACCGGCTGTCGACCCGCGTGGCCCGCGGTTCGCCGCGATCATCACCACCGTCGTGCTCGCCGTGGTGCTCGTGACGCAGTGGTGGCCGCTGCTGGCCCTGCAGACCGTGATCTTCGCGATCGGCGCGTTCGTCGGTCTGAAGCCGGCGCCGTACTCCGTGCTGTACCGCGCGCTCGTCGCGCCGCGGCTCGGCCCGCCGACCGAGCGCGAGGACGCGGCGCCGCTGCGGTTCGCGCAGGCCGTGGGCTTCGTGTTCGCGCTCGTGGGCACGATCGGCTTCGTCGCCGGCGTGGCCCCGCTCGGCATCGTCGCGACGGCGTTCGCGCTGTTCGCCGCGTTCCTCAACGGCGCGTTCAACTTCTGCCTCGGCTGCGAGATGTACCTGCTGCTCAAGCGCTTCAGCCCCGCGCGGGCTTCCTAG
- a CDS encoding sulfurtransferase: protein MSREDALVTTQWAEENLDTPGVVFVEVDEDTTAYDAGHIRGAVKLDWRNDLQDGVRRDFVNKAAFEKLLSEKGISDDDRVVLYGGNNNWFAAYAYWYFKLYGHQNVQLLDGGRKKWELDGRELNADDVKRDATEYHATEQDLSLRAFRDEVVEAIGAKNFVDVRSPDEFSGKLLAPAHLPQEQSQVPGHIPGALNVPWAKVANEDGTFKTENEIKDLYTEAGIDDAKATIAYCRIGERSSIAWFALHELLGYSDVKNYDGSWTEYGSLVGVPVELGAK from the coding sequence ATGAGCCGTGAAGACGCCCTGGTCACCACTCAGTGGGCCGAGGAGAACCTGGACACACCCGGCGTGGTGTTCGTCGAGGTCGACGAGGACACGACCGCCTACGACGCCGGGCACATCCGCGGTGCGGTGAAGCTCGACTGGCGCAACGACCTGCAGGACGGCGTGCGCCGTGACTTCGTGAACAAGGCCGCGTTCGAGAAGCTGCTCTCGGAGAAGGGCATCTCGGACGACGACCGCGTGGTCCTCTACGGCGGCAACAACAACTGGTTCGCCGCCTACGCATACTGGTACTTCAAGCTCTACGGCCACCAGAACGTGCAGCTGCTCGACGGCGGCCGCAAGAAGTGGGAGCTCGACGGCCGTGAGCTCAACGCCGACGACGTGAAGCGCGACGCCACCGAGTATCACGCCACCGAACAGGACCTCTCGCTGCGCGCGTTCCGCGACGAGGTCGTGGAGGCCATCGGTGCGAAGAACTTCGTCGACGTGCGTTCGCCCGACGAGTTCTCCGGCAAGCTGCTCGCCCCGGCGCACCTGCCGCAGGAGCAGTCCCAGGTGCCGGGCCACATCCCGGGCGCGCTGAACGTGCCGTGGGCCAAGGTCGCCAACGAGGACGGCACCTTCAAGACCGAGAACGAGATCAAGGACCTCTATACCGAGGCCGGCATCGACGACGCGAAGGCGACCATCGCGTACTGCCGCATCGGTGAGCGTTCGTCCATCGCGTGGTTCGCGCTGCACGAGCTGCTCGGCTACTCCGACGTGAAGAACTACGACGGTTCGTGGACGGAATACGGCTCGCTGGTCGGCGTGCCGGTCGAGTTGGGAGCGAAATAG
- a CDS encoding DUF1416 domain-containing protein yields the protein MADDGCGAPVQVATPADFDTNGQVVLAGKVTGSDGPLGGAFVRLLDGGGDFTGEVVASPEGDFRFYAAPGSWTVRALHRTGNGEASVTAEGPGLHQLAISVG from the coding sequence ATGGCTGACGACGGTTGCGGCGCCCCGGTCCAGGTGGCCACGCCCGCTGACTTCGACACCAACGGTCAGGTCGTGCTGGCCGGCAAGGTGACCGGCTCCGACGGCCCGCTGGGCGGCGCGTTCGTGCGCCTGCTCGACGGCGGCGGCGACTTCACCGGCGAGGTGGTCGCCTCGCCCGAGGGCGACTTCCGCTTCTACGCCGCGCCGGGCTCGTGGACGGTGCGCGCGCTGCACCGCACGGGCAACGGCGAGGCCTCCGTCACCGCCGAAGGCCCGGGTCTGCACCAGCTGGCGATCTCGGTCGGCTGA